The Acidimicrobiia bacterium genome includes the window TAAAAATAAAAGGAGAACAAATTGAAAAATCTCATACTCGCTGCAGTCGAAGGTGACCTAACAACTGGCTTGAAATCTATTGGTTTCGGTATAGCTGCTATAGGACCAGGTGCTGGTATTGGTATTATGACAGGTAACGCTGTACAAGCAATGGCTCGTCAACCAGAAATGGCCGGACAGGTAAGAACCACTATGTTCTTGGGTATAGCTTTTGCTGAAGCTCTTGCACTTTTCGGATTCGCACTTTACTTCATCTAAATATTTACAATTAGGGTCTGTACCTCGACCGAACTTGCGAGGACAGGTGCGACCCTCCTCAATAATCAACTGATTATAACAGGGAACACTAAAAGGAGACTTAAAATGCGCAGAACCCATAGGGTACGCTTTGCACTCATAACATTATCCGTGCTTATAGGTGTAGTATTAGTTCCTTCATCGGCATATGCTAGTGAAGGTGCCGGAGAGCACGAAAAATGTATTGCTGATATAGCTGCAAAAGTGCAAAAGAAAGAAATTTCTGATGCGGAAGCCGAGAAAGAAACAACAGATTGCTTTTCAGCTCCCTCACCAATAGTTCCTGCGACTAATGAATTAATTTGGGGCTCAGCAGCATTCTTATTAGTTGCAGTTGGGTTGATGAAATTCGGTTTCCCTGCTGTTAAAAAAGGTATAGCTGGCCGTGAAGAAAAAATTCGTGGAGATCTAGCGTCAGCAGAATCATCAATGCAAGAAGCTGCAAATAAATCAGCAGAATTCGATGCGAAATTGGCAGATGCTAAAAATGAGGCTGCAAAAATAATTGATGAAGCTAAAGAACAAGCATTGCTTGTTAAAGCAGATTTAATTAAAAAAGCTGAATCTGAAGCTGCATCAATACGTGAGAAAGCAAACAATGATGCAAAATCTACTGCTTCTCGTGCAATGGATG containing:
- the atpE gene encoding ATP synthase F0 subunit C; its protein translation is MKNLILAAVEGDLTTGLKSIGFGIAAIGPGAGIGIMTGNAVQAMARQPEMAGQVRTTMFLGIAFAEALALFGFALYFI
- the atpF gene encoding F0F1 ATP synthase subunit B produces the protein MRRTHRVRFALITLSVLIGVVLVPSSAYASEGAGEHEKCIADIAAKVQKKEISDAEAEKETTDCFSAPSPIVPATNELIWGSAAFLLVAVGLMKFGFPAVKKGIAGREEKIRGDLASAESSMQEAANKSAEFDAKLADAKNEAAKIIDEAKEQALLVKADLIKKAESEAASIREKANNDAKSTASRAMDDIQNQVASLSVDLAEKLVKKNLDRDTQIALVNSYIEELSKN